A genomic stretch from Podospora pseudoanserina strain CBS 124.78 chromosome 3, whole genome shotgun sequence includes:
- the RDS2 gene encoding Transcription factor (EggNog:ENOG503NUF9; COG:S), which produces MTATEAMERTAGNETKDIKSESNTKPKDHHAPSTDDQQQHNQHNHHTTHHQTPKKRRKVSHACLYCRRSHMTCDLARPCTRCVKRNIGHLCHDEPRDQGSNKSKSVVAPSTTHGSASQSDLGRGNMNQTAADALRLASFDGSLSSGTGSAASAAFDAAAALGQSNQLQLVQPTAVSGLQGSTLGSSMNQFGGFPDSWLASQSHYHDMHNYHPSFVVPHEVSSEFDVLNNYLRANIFEDPVAAPDGQNQGRPIPGFPSSSSMPPPATAPGASLPTANSEQSAAVSKDKTREYYLQAADPSGNADADDRMLQVLTAKVEAGLLQPFNYIKGYQSLQTYLNEHVSPGSRQKILRQLDRFRPKFREKMQGRDHMFLTINEMQIESSLMEYDRVFASMAVPACCWRRTGEIFRGNKEMAELIDVPVEDLRNGKTKLHEILTEESVVRYWEEFGTIAFDPLHDTLLTACTLKSPNKSSKKVVNCCFSFRIKKDNAQVPGLIIGNFIPHDP; this is translated from the exons ATGACGGCAACCGAAGCCATGGAGAGGACCGCCGGGAATGAGACCAAGGACATCAAGTCCGagagcaacaccaagcccaaggatCACCATGCGCCTTCTACCGAcgaccaacagcaacacaaccaacacaaccaccacaccacccaccaccagaccCCCAAGAAGCGCCGCAAGGTCAGTCATG CCTGCCTCTACTGCCGTCGATCT CACATGACGTGTGATCTT GCGAGACCATGTACGAGATGTGTTAAGCGGAATATCGGACACCTGTGCCATGATGAGCCCCGTGATCAGGGGTCCAACAAGTCCAAGAGCGTCGTCGCCCCGTCTACTACGCACGGGTCTGCGTCTCAGTCAGACCTGGGCCGCGGCAACATGAACCAGACAGCGGCAGACGCCTTGAGACTGGCCTCGTTCGATGGGAGCTTGAGCTCCGGGACAGGATCAGCCGCCAGTGCCGCCTtcgatgctgctgctgcgctaGGCCAGAGTAATCAGCTACAGCTCGTGCAACCCACGGCGGTGTCCGGCCTCCAAGGCAGCACGCTGGGTAGCAGTATGAACCAAT TCGGCGGTTTCCCTGACTCCTGGTTAGCCTCCCAAAGCCATTATCACGACATGCACAACTATCACCCCAGCTTTGTAGTTCCCCATGAGGTGTCGAGTGAGTTCGACGTCCTGAACAACTACCTGCGAGCCAACATATTCGAGGACCCCGTGGCTGCGCCCGATGGTCAAAACCAAGGCCGCCCAATCCCGGGGTTTCCCAGTAGCAGCTCCATGCCGCCCCCGGCCACGGCTCCGGGAGCCTCTCTGCCCACGGCCAATTCGGAACAATCAGCTGCGGTTTCCAAGGACAAGACCCGAGAATATTATCTCCAGGCAGCCGATCCCAGCGGTAATGCCGACGCGGATGACCGCATGCTCCAGGTTCTCACGGCCAAAGTCGAGGCTGGACTCCTCCAACCGTTTAACTATATCAAAGGCTACCAGAGTCTTCAAACATATCTCAACGAGCACGTCAGCCCGGGGTCGAGACAAAAGATCCTCCGACAACTCGATCGTTTCCGGCCAAAGTTTCGCGAAAAGATGCAGGGGCGGGACCACATGTTTCTGACCATCAACGAGATGCAGATAGAGAGTTCCCTGATGGAGTACGACCGCGTCTTCGCCAGCATGGCGGTCCCGGCATGCTGCTGGCGTCGAACAGGGGAGATTTTCAGGGGTAACAAGGAGATGGCCGAGCTCATCGACGTGCCAGTGGAAGATCTCAGAAAT GGCAAGACTAAACTGCACGAGATCCTGACCGAGGAGTCGGTCGTGCGGTATTGGGAAGAGTTTGGAACCATTGCCTTCGATCCGCTCCACGACACCCTTTTGACAGCCTGCACACTCAAGAGCCCCAATAAATCGTCGAAAAAGGTGGTGAACTGCTGCTTTTCTTTCAGGATAAAAAAGGACAACGCCCAAGT GCCGGGCTTGATCATTGGAAACTTCATCCCCCACGACCCTTAA
- a CDS encoding hypothetical protein (EggNog:ENOG503PAGB; COG:S), translated as MASSSWHEASCSRPDVSLAEGIPFCMSCGSMGPLDDLEPSETPPAIPILSGKRSGLSLSWPHSVKYATQLTDGDGNDLGDVLQSVLLAEKPDDLQLDVQQEKIGSDLESNSSSSTIAQQCRTYHQSLVPSDEVTGNDSIRLLRLGKGKGSEPLHGTLETRELKYFPEYEALSYTWADANGQASRTKKLYLGREWAVFPITTNCDAALRHVRLPNTERYIWVDTVCINQFDNLERSHQVQLMPMIYATAQRVLVYLGEDKPERSMISRHLPVFSKVMDWSQKWDDLGPILQRPYFFRSWIIQEIASAKTALVANGESWRVWPVYDEKSDASLFLPWIKEFETRKYKTSKHLFQLITDCWTSQAYDPRDKVFSLLGVITGAAADGLVADYTLTVEQVYTGLASFVLKNHKQADLLKYAAGYAKCPGLPSWVPDWAILSRNWDVMAQIRAFHSFETRASLMSAHKISSYRTEHIREPWFMDDVSKVMFAGIDIHGPTGSLFLPGMKITDLPSDQYSRVPAHPTLQVLPDQPSLPPPHGGMTCFRGPLFVMAMMGPSDDTSCLSVWFLHGINAPVILRQSQSGNSSIFSFVSTCHVRVQTGVCMFQGTAEEEMYNPDSYTISEKGYTIGSDAKRKDKQRQFPPPKFEPWRSSVLTRPRFLEHFGTDRMVFDRWGDLYSTALQDATLRSCAESQLARLQALGAHAETTWTEFIQREVPIVILLPSLKGVDLMAPVVLLLEDLAESLKRMKLFWESIESLLEAAKMLGNTVEGAIRDDYGRRAAELKIMKVKMFEKEKAREAYVEDGEPGRVWVSRSVRQLYTCSTEKNMKEMVFRMTANLDERGGFAVDGDGGREQEQSEWAKDGIPCPVWYMIRLGYHGWWLGMRKYQLERGRGFLNDLINGRGGDWKRTDLMTMLAGGKELPAKTPREPGDEEGMSVNEANLAETRTMRDVFGEAEMEVKLTIMAVKILMEKRKEYARLMKGEWKKIVIV; from the exons ATGGCTTCCTCGTCATGGCACGAGGCATCATGCAGCAGACCCGATGTGAGCTTGGCTGAAGGCATTCCGTTCTGTATGAGTTGCGGCTCAATGGGCCCCCTCGACGACCTTGAACCAAGTgaaacaccaccagccattCCGATTCTCTCCGGGAAGCGATCTGGCCTGTCGCTCTCGTGGCCCCATTCAGTGAAATATGCTACGCAACTTACCGACGGCGACGGAAACGATCTTGGAGATGTGCTTCAGTCCGTGCTATTAGCCGAGAAACCTGATGACTTGCAACTGGATGTCCAACAGGAAAAAATAGGGTCGGATCTGGAATCCAATTCTTCGTCGTCCACCATAGCCCAACAGTGTCGCACCTATCACCAAAGTCTGGTTCCCTCGGACGAAGTGACGGGCAATGACAGCATTCGTCTGCTTCGCCTCGGTAAGGGAAAAGGCTCGGAACCCTTGCACGGTACGCTGGAAACCCGAGAGCTCAAATACTTTCCCGAGTATGAAGCTCTGTCCTACACATGGGCCGATGCCAACGGCCAGGCTAGCCGGACCAAGAAGTTGTATCTGGGAAGGGAATGGGCTGTGTTCCCAATCACCACAAACTGCGACGCTGCTCTTCGTCATGTCCGCCTTCCCAACACTGAACGCTATATCTGGGTTGATACCGTTTGCATCAACCAGTTTGACAACCTTGAACGCTCGCATCAAGTTCAACTCATGCCTATGATCTATGCCACTGCTCAACGTGTGCTTGTTTACCTCGGTGAAGATAAACCGGAACGAAGCATGATCTCGAGACACCTCCCAGTTTTTTCCAAAGTGATGGACTGGAGCCAAAAGTGGGATGACCTGGGACCTATTCTACAACGCCCCTACTTCTTTCGGAGTTGGATTATACAAGAAATCGCCTCTGCAAAAACAGCCTTGGTGGCCAATGGCGAATCATGGCGGGTATGGCCCGTCTATGACGAGAAAAGCGATGCGAGCCTGTTTCTCCCCTGGATTAAGGAATTCGAAACCCGAAAATACAAGACCTCCAAGCATCTTTTTCAGCTGATTACCGACTGCTGGACCTCACAGGCCTACGACCCACGGGATAAGgtgttttctcttcttggggTGATCACTGGCGCAGCGGCCGACGGTCTGGTGGCCGATTATACGCTCACCGTTGAGCAGGT ATACACAGGCCTCGCTTCGTTTGTACTGAAAAATCATAAGCAGGCCGATCTTCTCAAGTACGCTGCTGGTTATGCCAAATGCCCAGGGCTGCCCTCATGGGTGCCGGACTGGGCTATCCTCTCCCGAAACTGGGACGTCATGGCTCAAATACGCGCCTTTCACTCTTTTGAAACTCGAGCCAGTCTGATGAGCGCCCACAAGATCTCTTCTTACAGGACCGAGCACATCCGTGAGCCTTGGTTTATGGACGACGTCAGCAAAGTCATGTTTGCCGGCATCGATATCCACGGTCCTACTGGCTCTCTGTTTCTGCCTGGGATGAAAATCACAGATCTCCCCTCTGACCAGTACTCACGCGTTCCGGCTCATCCTACCCTCCAAGTTTTACCCGATCAACCATCATTGCCACCTCCTCACGGCGGCATGACTTGCTTCCGCGGACCTCTCTTCGTGATGGCCATGATGGGACCATCAGATGACACGTCTTGTTTGTCTGTCTGGTTTCTGCATGGCATCAATGCACCCGTCATCCTTCGACAGTCACAATccggcaacagcagcatcttTTCCTTCGTTAGCACCTGTCATGTCAGAGTACAGACGGGCGTGTGCATGTTTCAGGGAACTGCTGAGGAAGAAATGTACAACCCCGACAGCTACACGATCAGTGAGAAGGGCTATACGATCGGATCAGATGCCAAACGCAAGGACAAACAACGCCaatttccaccacccaagtTTGAGCCCTGGAGGAGCTCGGTTTTGACCCGACCACGATTCTTGGAACATTTTGGCACGGATCGAATGGTGTTCGATCGGTGGGGTGACCTTTACTCGACAGCACTCCAAGATGCCACATTGAGAAGCTGTGCCGAGTCACAGCTTGCGAGGTTGCAAGCTCTGGGGGCGCACGCGGAGACGACCTGGACCGAATTCATCCAACGCGAAGTGCCGATCGTCATCCTGTTGCCATCGTTGAAGGGGGTTGATCTGATGGCACCAGTTGTGTTGCTTTTGGAAGACTTGGCGGAGTCACTCAAGCGGATGAAATTATTCTGGGAATCGATCGAGTCCCTTTTGGAAGCAGCCAAGATGCTGGGGAATACGGTTGAGGGCGCCATACGTGATGATTACGGGCGGAGGGCAGCAGAGCTGAAAATAATGAAGGTCAAGATGTTTGAAAAGGAGAAAGCTCGAGAAGCATacgttgaggatggagaacCTGGGCGAGTTTGGGTGAGCCGGAGTGTCAGGCAGCTGTATACCTGTTcgacggagaagaatatGAAGGAGATGGTGTTTAGAATGACGGCAAACTTGGATGAGCGCGGGGGTTTTGCCgttgacggtgatggtgggagggagcaggagcagtcTGAATGGGCAAAGGATGGGATACCGTGTCCGGTGTGGTATATGATCAGGCTAGGGTACCACGGTTGGTGGCTGGGTATGAGAAAATACCAGCTGGAGCGTGGTAGGGGCTTTTTGAATGATTTGATAAATGGGCGCGGGGGGGATTGGAAGAGGACAGACctgatgacgatgttggctggggggaaggagttGCCTGCTAAGACGCCGAGGGAGCctggggatgaggaagggATGAGTGTGAATGAGGCTAATCTTGcggagacgaggacgatgagggatgtgtttggggaggcggagatggaggtgaagTTGACGATTATGGCGGTGAAGATtttgatggagaagaggaaggagtatgcgaggttgatgaagggGGAGTGGAAGAAGATTGTGATTGTTTAA
- a CDS encoding hypothetical protein (COG:C; COG:H; EggNog:ENOG503P878) — translation MGTLTLLLSSRLGRGVLALPLLYLSYFCNKRFDRDTLVELVPPILEKGFIPHPSGPVPVLEGIFPWKPANDFFRPISVIFAPSTLSIDPLAWHQMLFFLVDLGPVYLVLLLESFRDGNAYTAAYLATAWNFAAQILGLGVLAPLYCWLHFTFSPSTSILALDPRKRLLKEEYIPFLLPLLVALHYAWVYHMFFPHSLDQRHYYTWLWQPAPLWIGLANTILAKTIPTGWAKGSKLVGKGALSLVVAGISMMVWWYVILHSGFSLWEVFVPVTMAKREFVMSTRGLLQYDLLCSFGGLLVWSLGLMVDVWAAGAVGLGELIGGLAVVALAGVMGGPGVAMLDAWWWREKRLGRLAGGEQKGM, via the coding sequence ATGggcaccctcaccctcctcctctcctcccgcctAGGCCGCGGCGTCCTcgccctgcccctcctctaCCTCTCCTACTTTTGCAACAAGAGATTCGACCGCGACACCCTCGTCGAGCTAGTCCCGCCCATTTTGGAAAAGGGGttcatcccccacccctccggCCCAGTCCCAGTTCTGGAGGGTATCTTCCCCTGGAAACCCGCCAACGACTTCTTCCGCCCCATAAGTGTAATCTTCGCGCCCAGCACCCTATCCATAGACCCCCTAGCCTGGCACCAAatgctcttcttcctcgtcgaccTCGGGCCAGTCTACCTCGTTTTACTGCTAGAGTCGTTCCGCGACGGCAACGCCTACACAGCAGCCTACCTAGCCACAGCATGGAACTTCGCCGCCCAgatcctcggcctcggtgtcCTTGCCCCGCTGTACTGCTGGCTGCACTTCACATTCtcccccagcaccagcatcctcgccctcgaccccCGAAAAAGGCTCCTAAAAGAGGAATACATCCCCTTTCTGCTACCCCTTCTAGTGGCGCTGCATTACGCCTGGGTATACCACATGTTCTTCCCCCACAGTCTCGACCAAAGACACTACTACACCTGGCTATGGCAGCCCGCCCCTCTTTGGATCGGCCTCGCAAATACCATTCTTGCCAAAACAATCCCAACAGGATGGGCAAAGGGGAGTAAAttggttgggaagggggcgtTGAGTTTGGTTGTTGCGGGGATCAGCATGATGGTTTGGTGGTACGTGATACTCCACAGCGGATTCTCCCTCTGGGAGGTTTTTGTGCCGGTGACcatggcgaagagggagTTTGTGATGAGCACGAGGGGGCTTTTGCAGTATGATTTGCTCTGTTCGTTTGGGGGCTTGTTGGTctggagtttggggttgatggttgatgtGTGGGCTGCGGGggcggttgggttgggggagttgaTTGGAGGTTTGGCGGTTGTTGCTTTGGCTGGTGTGATGGGGGGCCCGGGAGTTGCGATGCTGGAtgcgtggtggtggagggagaagaggttggggaggcttGCTGGGGGAGAGCAGAAGGGAATGTAG